The following are from one region of the Camarhynchus parvulus chromosome 3, STF_HiC, whole genome shotgun sequence genome:
- the FEZ2 gene encoding fasciculation and elongation protein zeta-2 isoform X2, which yields MAAAAATATSQRDPGDWQDFSGFQPSAGSGPEPACDKGSWGGGDLGAKLSLCFEPPQARAGGGESRVPLRPLTEQSALQDDEIWNALTDNYGNVMPVDWKSSHTRALHLPTLNLSEKGVNDNLNLDLSDDEELREQLDMHSIIVSCINEEPLFTAEQVIEEIEEMMQESPDPEDDETPTQSDRLSILSQEIQTLKRSSTNNSYEERVKRLSVAELNELLEEIETAIKDYSEELVQQLALRDELEFEKEVKNSFISVLIEVQNKQREHKETAKKKKKLKNGSPQNGKQERGHMPGTRFSMEGISNVIQNGFRHTFGNSSGEKQYLTTVIPYEKKNGPPSVEDLQTLTKILHAMKEDSEKVPSLLTDYILKALV from the exons atggcggcggcggcggcgacgGCGACCTCGCAGCGAGATCCGGGCGACTGGCAGGACTTCTCGGGATTCCAGCCCTCCGCGGGGAGCGGCCCCGAGCCTGCCTGCGACAAGGGCAGCTGGGGCGGCGGGGATCTCGGGGCGAAGCTGTCCCTCTGCTTCGAGCCCCCGCAGGCCCGGGCTGGCGGCGGCGAGAGCCGCGTTCCGCTGCGGCCGCTCACGGAGCAGAGCGCGCTGCAGGACGACGA gATTTGGAATGCCTTGACTGATAATTATGGTAATGTGATGCCAGTTGACTGGAAATCTTCCCACACCAGAGCTTTGCACTTGCCAACACTGAATCTTTCAGAAAAAGGG GTAAATGACAACTTGAACCTTGACTTGTCAGATGATGAAGAGCTGAGAGAACAGTTGGATATGCATTCTATCATTGTTTCCTGCATCAATGAAGAGCCACtcttcacagcagagcag gTGATTGAAGAAATAGAGGAAATGATGCAGGAATCACCTGATCCAGAAGATGATGAAACACCCACCCAATCAGATCGGCTCTCTATACTTTCCCAGGAAATTCAGACCCTCAAGAGATCCAGTACAAACAACAGCTATGAAGAGA GAGTCAAAAGATTGTCTGTTGCTGAATTAAATGAACTGCTGGAAGAAATTGAGACTGCTATTAAGGATTATTCTGAGGAACTGGTGCAGCAGCTGGCTCTACGAGATGAGCTGGAGTTTGAGAAGGAAGTGAAAAACAGCTTCATTTCTGTCCTCATTGAAGTACAAAACAAACAGCGAGAAcacaaagaaacagcaaagaagaaaaagaagctgaaaaatggTAGTCCTCAGAATGGCAAACAAGAAAGAGGTCATATGCCTGGAACA CGCTTCAGCATGGAAGGGATCTCAAATGTCATACAGAATGGCTTCCGCCACACGTTTGGAAACTCGAGTGGAGAGAAACAG TACTTGACAACCGTCATTCCTTACgagaagaaaaatggaccaCCATCTGTTGAAGACCTTCAAACATTAACCAAAA TTCTGCATGCCATGAAAGAGGATAGCGAGAAAGTGCCAAGCTTGTTAACAGACTATATTTTAAAGG CATTGGTTTGA
- the FEZ2 gene encoding fasciculation and elongation protein zeta-2 isoform X3 yields MAAAAATATSQRDPGDWQDFSGFQPSAGSGPEPACDKGSWGGGDLGAKLSLCFEPPQARAGGGESRVPLRPLTEQSALQDDEIWNALTDNYGNVMPVDWKSSHTRALHLPTLNLSEKGVNDNLNLDLSDDEELREQLDMHSIIVSCINEEPLFTAEQVIEEIEEMMQESPDPEDDETPTQSDRLSILSQEIQTLKRSSTNNSYEERVKRLSVAELNELLEEIETAIKDYSEELVQQLALRDELEFEKEVKNSFISVLIEVQNKQREHKETAKKKKKLKNGSPQNGKQERGHMPGTYLTTVIPYEKKNGPPSVEDLQTLTKILHAMKEDSEKVPSLLTDYILKVLCPT; encoded by the exons atggcggcggcggcggcgacgGCGACCTCGCAGCGAGATCCGGGCGACTGGCAGGACTTCTCGGGATTCCAGCCCTCCGCGGGGAGCGGCCCCGAGCCTGCCTGCGACAAGGGCAGCTGGGGCGGCGGGGATCTCGGGGCGAAGCTGTCCCTCTGCTTCGAGCCCCCGCAGGCCCGGGCTGGCGGCGGCGAGAGCCGCGTTCCGCTGCGGCCGCTCACGGAGCAGAGCGCGCTGCAGGACGACGA gATTTGGAATGCCTTGACTGATAATTATGGTAATGTGATGCCAGTTGACTGGAAATCTTCCCACACCAGAGCTTTGCACTTGCCAACACTGAATCTTTCAGAAAAAGGG GTAAATGACAACTTGAACCTTGACTTGTCAGATGATGAAGAGCTGAGAGAACAGTTGGATATGCATTCTATCATTGTTTCCTGCATCAATGAAGAGCCACtcttcacagcagagcag gTGATTGAAGAAATAGAGGAAATGATGCAGGAATCACCTGATCCAGAAGATGATGAAACACCCACCCAATCAGATCGGCTCTCTATACTTTCCCAGGAAATTCAGACCCTCAAGAGATCCAGTACAAACAACAGCTATGAAGAGA GAGTCAAAAGATTGTCTGTTGCTGAATTAAATGAACTGCTGGAAGAAATTGAGACTGCTATTAAGGATTATTCTGAGGAACTGGTGCAGCAGCTGGCTCTACGAGATGAGCTGGAGTTTGAGAAGGAAGTGAAAAACAGCTTCATTTCTGTCCTCATTGAAGTACAAAACAAACAGCGAGAAcacaaagaaacagcaaagaagaaaaagaagctgaaaaatggTAGTCCTCAGAATGGCAAACAAGAAAGAGGTCATATGCCTGGAACA TACTTGACAACCGTCATTCCTTACgagaagaaaaatggaccaCCATCTGTTGAAGACCTTCAAACATTAACCAAAA TTCTGCATGCCATGAAAGAGGATAGCGAGAAAGTGCCAAGCTTGTTAACAGACTATATTTTAAAGG ttctgtgTCCTACATGA
- the FEZ2 gene encoding fasciculation and elongation protein zeta-2 isoform X1 encodes MAAAAATATSQRDPGDWQDFSGFQPSAGSGPEPACDKGSWGGGDLGAKLSLCFEPPQARAGGGESRVPLRPLTEQSALQDDEIWNALTDNYGNVMPVDWKSSHTRALHLPTLNLSEKGVNDNLNLDLSDDEELREQLDMHSIIVSCINEEPLFTAEQVIEEIEEMMQESPDPEDDETPTQSDRLSILSQEIQTLKRSSTNNSYEERVKRLSVAELNELLEEIETAIKDYSEELVQQLALRDELEFEKEVKNSFISVLIEVQNKQREHKETAKKKKKLKNGSPQNGKQERGHMPGTRFSMEGISNVIQNGFRHTFGNSSGEKQYLTTVIPYEKKNGPPSVEDLQTLTKILHAMKEDSEKVPSLLTDYILKVLCPT; translated from the exons atggcggcggcggcggcgacgGCGACCTCGCAGCGAGATCCGGGCGACTGGCAGGACTTCTCGGGATTCCAGCCCTCCGCGGGGAGCGGCCCCGAGCCTGCCTGCGACAAGGGCAGCTGGGGCGGCGGGGATCTCGGGGCGAAGCTGTCCCTCTGCTTCGAGCCCCCGCAGGCCCGGGCTGGCGGCGGCGAGAGCCGCGTTCCGCTGCGGCCGCTCACGGAGCAGAGCGCGCTGCAGGACGACGA gATTTGGAATGCCTTGACTGATAATTATGGTAATGTGATGCCAGTTGACTGGAAATCTTCCCACACCAGAGCTTTGCACTTGCCAACACTGAATCTTTCAGAAAAAGGG GTAAATGACAACTTGAACCTTGACTTGTCAGATGATGAAGAGCTGAGAGAACAGTTGGATATGCATTCTATCATTGTTTCCTGCATCAATGAAGAGCCACtcttcacagcagagcag gTGATTGAAGAAATAGAGGAAATGATGCAGGAATCACCTGATCCAGAAGATGATGAAACACCCACCCAATCAGATCGGCTCTCTATACTTTCCCAGGAAATTCAGACCCTCAAGAGATCCAGTACAAACAACAGCTATGAAGAGA GAGTCAAAAGATTGTCTGTTGCTGAATTAAATGAACTGCTGGAAGAAATTGAGACTGCTATTAAGGATTATTCTGAGGAACTGGTGCAGCAGCTGGCTCTACGAGATGAGCTGGAGTTTGAGAAGGAAGTGAAAAACAGCTTCATTTCTGTCCTCATTGAAGTACAAAACAAACAGCGAGAAcacaaagaaacagcaaagaagaaaaagaagctgaaaaatggTAGTCCTCAGAATGGCAAACAAGAAAGAGGTCATATGCCTGGAACA CGCTTCAGCATGGAAGGGATCTCAAATGTCATACAGAATGGCTTCCGCCACACGTTTGGAAACTCGAGTGGAGAGAAACAG TACTTGACAACCGTCATTCCTTACgagaagaaaaatggaccaCCATCTGTTGAAGACCTTCAAACATTAACCAAAA TTCTGCATGCCATGAAAGAGGATAGCGAGAAAGTGCCAAGCTTGTTAACAGACTATATTTTAAAGG ttctgtgTCCTACATGA